In uncultured Cohaesibacter sp., a genomic segment contains:
- a CDS encoding L-iditol 2-dehydrogenase: MMRLKDKVALITGSARGIGFGFAKAYVKEGAKVVIADINIERATKAAAEIGDAAIAVKMDVTSQESIDNAIKTTIEKLGKIDILINNAGLFCAGPIVDIKREDFLRVYDINVNGVFFTLQAVAKHMIERGEGGKIINMASQAGRRGEALVAPYCSTKAAVISLTQSAGLDLIKYGINVNAIAPGVVDGEHWDGVDAFFAQNEHKEVGQKKVEVGKAVPFGRMATPEDLCGMAIFLASSESDYIVSQTYNVDGGNWMS; the protein is encoded by the coding sequence ATCATGAGATTGAAAGACAAAGTAGCGCTGATTACGGGCAGTGCCCGCGGCATCGGTTTCGGGTTTGCAAAAGCCTATGTAAAAGAAGGCGCCAAAGTCGTTATTGCCGACATCAATATCGAGCGCGCCACCAAAGCCGCTGCAGAAATTGGCGACGCTGCCATTGCTGTCAAAATGGACGTTACGAGCCAGGAAAGCATCGACAATGCGATCAAGACAACCATTGAAAAACTGGGCAAGATCGACATTCTAATCAACAATGCCGGCCTCTTCTGCGCCGGCCCGATTGTCGACATCAAGCGCGAAGACTTCCTGCGCGTCTATGATATCAACGTCAATGGCGTTTTCTTCACCCTACAGGCGGTTGCAAAACACATGATCGAACGCGGCGAAGGCGGCAAGATCATCAATATGGCCTCTCAGGCTGGTCGTCGTGGCGAAGCACTTGTTGCTCCTTACTGCTCGACAAAAGCGGCTGTTATCTCCCTCACCCAGTCCGCAGGTCTTGACCTGATCAAATATGGCATCAACGTAAACGCCATTGCTCCGGGCGTGGTTGATGGCGAACACTGGGACGGCGTTGACGCCTTCTTTGCCCAGAACGAGCATAAAGAAGTCGGCCAGAAGAAGGTTGAAGTTGGCAAGGCAGTTCCATTCGGTCGCATGGCAACTCCGGAAGATCTGTGCGGCATGGCCATCTTCCTTGCTAGCAGTGAATCTGACTATATTGTC
- a CDS encoding aldose epimerase family protein translates to MTSTAQCIDHNVGGETITEVILENKSGARASILSFGAVLRDLQVPLKDGSVRRVVLGFEKLESYIENGPYLGTVVGRVCNRIDKGAFTLDGKSYQLPVNGDGNVHLHGGVKGFTRRNWTVESATVSSVKLGITSPDGEEGYPGKVEVSCLYELTEDNGLCLTINGQCDSPTLLNMTNHSYFNLASDAGAADHWLEINADLITPAHSNQIPTGEILSVKNTAFDFRSLRKVGQDYEVNFAVNGPREEKARVARLQSPEKDLEMEVWSNQPGLLFYTAAGLPEIVGIDGQKIGVSRGLCLETAGFADAINNRYFPSPILRPGQIYEHICEYRFNAL, encoded by the coding sequence GTGACATCAACTGCGCAGTGCATTGACCACAATGTGGGTGGAGAAACCATCACCGAGGTTATTCTTGAAAACAAGTCCGGCGCGCGGGCGTCTATTCTGTCATTCGGTGCAGTTTTAAGAGATCTGCAAGTGCCTTTGAAAGATGGCTCTGTACGGCGGGTCGTACTGGGATTTGAAAAACTGGAAAGCTATATCGAAAATGGCCCGTATCTCGGCACGGTTGTTGGTCGCGTATGCAACAGGATTGATAAAGGCGCCTTCACGCTGGACGGCAAATCCTATCAATTGCCGGTTAATGGTGATGGCAATGTCCATTTGCATGGTGGTGTGAAAGGCTTTACCCGCCGCAACTGGACCGTAGAGTCAGCAACGGTGTCTTCCGTCAAGCTTGGCATCACATCGCCAGACGGCGAGGAAGGTTATCCGGGGAAAGTGGAGGTCTCCTGCCTTTACGAGCTGACGGAGGATAATGGCCTTTGCTTGACCATCAATGGCCAATGCGACAGCCCCACCCTACTGAACATGACGAACCACAGCTACTTCAACCTTGCATCTGATGCAGGCGCTGCGGATCACTGGCTTGAAATCAATGCTGACCTCATCACCCCTGCCCATTCCAACCAGATTCCGACTGGCGAAATTTTGTCCGTCAAGAATACAGCGTTTGATTTCCGCTCTCTACGCAAGGTTGGGCAGGATTATGAAGTCAATTTTGCCGTCAACGGCCCTCGCGAAGAAAAGGCTCGCGTTGCACGACTGCAGTCTCCTGAAAAAGATCTGGAGATGGAAGTTTGGAGCAATCAGCCGGGACTGCTTTTCTATACCGCGGCAGGCCTCCCAGAAATTGTGGGTATCGACGGACAAAAAATTGGAGTAAGCCGCGGGCTGTGCCTTGAAACAGCCGGTTTTGCCGACGCAATTAACAACAGATACTTCCCTTCACCGATATTGCGACCGGGCCAGATATACGAGCATATCTGCGAATACCGGTTCAATGCGCTTTAA
- a CDS encoding sugar kinase, translating into MQKVVTIGEIVVEIMAMETGVGFLEPLTMMGPFPSGAPAIFIDQVAKLGQPCGLISCVGQDDFGKLNLNRLSSDGVDTSAISQVPEFATGSAFVRYREDGDRDFVYNIKHSANGLIGPSSQTDALIAGTGNLHVMGSSLFCDGAIKLTLDAIDVVRAKGGTITFDPNIRKEMLDLPGLRTALFQILEKADLFMPSGPEIELFTKATDLEASIKELLDKGIKGVVLKEGSKGASYYDNSGQWHQPAFKVTEIDPTGAGDSFGGAFVTCWLRGMAPQESLRLAAAAGALAVCRKGPMEGTSTTQEIETFLARLAAA; encoded by the coding sequence ATGCAGAAAGTTGTCACCATCGGTGAAATCGTCGTTGAAATAATGGCCATGGAAACCGGCGTTGGATTTCTTGAGCCATTGACCATGATGGGACCGTTTCCCTCGGGCGCGCCAGCTATCTTCATCGATCAGGTTGCCAAACTCGGCCAGCCCTGCGGCTTGATCAGCTGCGTAGGTCAGGATGACTTCGGAAAACTCAACCTCAACAGACTATCCTCTGACGGTGTTGACACCTCGGCAATATCACAGGTTCCCGAGTTCGCCACAGGCAGTGCCTTCGTACGCTACCGTGAAGATGGCGACAGAGATTTCGTCTATAATATCAAGCATAGCGCAAATGGCCTGATTGGTCCGTCCTCCCAGACAGATGCACTCATTGCAGGAACAGGCAACCTCCATGTTATGGGGTCGTCCCTGTTCTGCGATGGGGCGATTAAGCTGACGCTTGATGCTATCGATGTTGTACGTGCCAAGGGTGGCACGATTACCTTCGATCCGAATATTCGCAAAGAAATGCTGGATCTCCCCGGCCTGCGCACTGCCCTGTTCCAGATCCTCGAAAAAGCAGACCTCTTCATGCCGAGCGGTCCGGAAATCGAGCTGTTCACCAAGGCAACCGACCTTGAAGCATCAATCAAGGAGCTGTTGGACAAGGGCATCAAGGGCGTTGTCCTGAAAGAAGGCTCGAAAGGTGCCAGCTATTACGACAACAGCGGTCAATGGCACCAACCTGCCTTCAAGGTTACGGAAATAGACCCGACCGGTGCTGGTGACAGTTTTGGCGGTGCATTCGTAACCTGCTGGCTGCGCGGCATGGCTCCGCAGGAATCGCTGCGATTGGCCGCCGCCGCCGGGGCGCTGGCGGTTTGCCGCAAGGGACCTATGGAAGGTACATCGACCACACAGGAAATCGAGACATTTCTGGCTCGCCTCGCAGCTGCCTGA
- a CDS encoding substrate-binding domain-containing protein, whose protein sequence is MLRKFVSGVAKGVAISALAACSALSVAQAKDLSVGFSNRTLNGPYFSALTEHVKQFGEAEGWKVIATDARADLNKQIADVEDMVARDINYLILNPQDPAAGMRIVDQVTKKGIKVIIIDSDLAIGADVVTRVASDNATTNKMIGEYAASQFGDTPMKIALVSGNQGNLVGHTRSRNFFLGVIDGQLRSSAKTNFEISTQVWGGWDQQGGLKATEDVLSAHPEVNAIYTENDDMALGAVHALRAAGKSDAVKIYSYDGNKNAYKAIIDGKMEATGENNPKLMAKMAIDIIKRIEAGETNFPDYSYTTPLMVNKDNAEEVYDPDSLF, encoded by the coding sequence ATGCTTCGTAAGTTTGTTTCTGGAGTCGCCAAAGGCGTTGCGATTTCAGCTTTGGCTGCTTGTTCAGCTCTTTCGGTTGCTCAGGCTAAGGATCTGTCCGTCGGCTTCTCCAACCGTACCCTCAACGGACCATACTTCAGCGCATTGACCGAACATGTAAAACAGTTCGGCGAAGCTGAAGGCTGGAAAGTGATTGCGACCGACGCTCGCGCAGACCTCAACAAGCAGATTGCTGACGTTGAAGACATGGTCGCGCGCGACATTAACTATCTGATCCTCAACCCGCAAGATCCTGCTGCAGGCATGCGCATTGTTGATCAGGTCACCAAAAAGGGCATCAAAGTCATCATCATTGACAGTGACCTTGCCATCGGCGCTGACGTTGTAACCCGCGTTGCTTCCGATAACGCAACGACAAACAAGATGATTGGTGAATATGCTGCCAGCCAGTTTGGCGACACACCGATGAAAATCGCATTGGTTTCCGGTAACCAGGGCAACCTTGTCGGTCATACCCGTTCTCGTAACTTCTTCCTCGGAGTGATCGACGGTCAACTGCGTTCTTCTGCCAAGACCAACTTCGAAATCTCCACTCAGGTTTGGGGTGGCTGGGACCAGCAGGGCGGCCTGAAGGCAACCGAAGACGTGCTGTCTGCCCATCCGGAAGTAAATGCTATCTATACTGAAAATGACGACATGGCTCTGGGTGCTGTGCATGCTTTGCGTGCCGCTGGCAAGTCTGACGCTGTAAAGATCTACAGCTACGACGGCAACAAGAACGCCTACAAAGCAATTATCGATGGCAAAATGGAAGCCACGGGCGAAAACAACCCGAAACTGATGGCTAAAATGGCAATCGACATCATCAAACGGATTGAAGCTGGAGAAACCAACTTCCCCGATTACTCTTACACCACTCCGCTTATGGTCAACAAAGACAACGCCGAGGAAGTCTACGATCCAGACTCCCTGTTCTGA
- a CDS encoding alcohol dehydrogenase catalytic domain-containing protein, with protein MKALIFPEPHSMKIVDLPKPEAKLDQLVIKVAASGICGTDVHIYEGGFTAEYPVVPGHEFAGEVVEVGPDCTRFKVGDRVAVEPNIPCNNCPECLRGEHHFCRNMAVPGVNQPGGMAEYVLVNERAAFDIGDLSYELGALVEPLSCVLHATERMNIRLGEHVLIMGAGPIGLMMGRLVRARGAAQVDYLERAEERLAYAKAMGLGDVYSEVKDIPEKIFDCVADASGSSMLVSIAADRLARPCGRVLIFGVPGTGKKVEIDHFRFYREEISLIASFTSLKNSMQAIDVMRTNVIKVDDIISHKIALSECPSFIERMKKGDGSLRKVSVVNFTE; from the coding sequence ATGAAAGCTTTAATTTTCCCCGAACCGCATTCCATGAAGATCGTTGACCTTCCGAAACCGGAAGCAAAACTGGATCAACTTGTTATCAAGGTAGCTGCCAGTGGTATTTGCGGTACCGACGTCCATATCTATGAGGGCGGGTTCACGGCTGAATATCCTGTTGTTCCGGGCCATGAGTTCGCCGGCGAAGTTGTCGAGGTCGGGCCGGACTGTACCCGCTTCAAAGTTGGAGACCGGGTCGCGGTAGAGCCGAACATACCTTGCAACAATTGCCCTGAATGCTTGCGCGGAGAGCATCATTTCTGCCGCAACATGGCAGTTCCCGGCGTGAACCAGCCCGGCGGTATGGCCGAATATGTTCTGGTCAACGAACGCGCCGCGTTTGACATTGGAGATCTCTCCTACGAGCTGGGCGCATTGGTCGAACCGCTGTCATGCGTTTTGCATGCGACCGAGCGTATGAATATCCGTCTGGGCGAACATGTGCTGATCATGGGCGCAGGTCCTATCGGCTTGATGATGGGCCGGTTGGTCAGAGCAAGAGGGGCCGCTCAGGTCGACTATCTCGAACGGGCAGAAGAGCGTCTTGCCTATGCCAAGGCCATGGGCCTTGGAGATGTCTACAGCGAAGTGAAAGACATTCCCGAAAAGATCTTCGATTGCGTTGCGGATGCATCTGGCAGCTCCATGCTCGTTTCCATCGCCGCTGACCGCTTGGCCCGTCCTTGCGGGCGCGTGCTGATCTTCGGTGTTCCGGGCACCGGAAAAAAAGTCGAAATCGACCACTTCCGTTTCTATCGCGAAGAAATCTCGCTGATTGCAAGCTTCACATCCTTGAAGAACAGCATGCAGGCAATCGATGTCATGCGCACGAACGTGATCAAGGTAGACGACATCATTTCACACAAAATCGCACTTTCCGAATGCCCTTCATTCATCGAGCGCATGAAAAAAGGCGATGGCAGTTTGCGCAAAGTGTCTGTCGTCAACTTTACCGAGTGA
- a CDS encoding D-tagatose-bisphosphate aldolase, class II, non-catalytic subunit, whose translation MKDIIKRHLSGEHVGICSVCSAHPAVIEAALRFDLNSDRIVLIEATSNQVNQFGGYTGMRPKDFRDFVFKIADDVGFPRKRICLGGDHLGPNAWQKDDPETAMAKSRQLVADYVAAGFTKIHLDASMAVAGETNPIAPEVAAARAADMAVAAEKAVGDGEGPVYIIGTEVPVPGGETDGFSGIKITDPADVKVTIETHRQAFAKRGLEAAFERVVGVVVQPGVDFDHSGTIAYDPQKAEPLTQFIEGCSGLVYEAHSTDYQTPEALRGLVAGHFAILKVGPALTFAMREGLYALVALEDELIPVEKRSQLRAVLERIMLDEPKNWAPYYKGDASTQKLLRSYSQSDRIRYYWAQPEVVAAVDKLYANINSVTPIPAILSEYMGYELHRAKGAEFNARGWVVDKIMQVLEDYAFAAEPNPQRLAG comes from the coding sequence ATGAAAGACATTATCAAACGCCATTTGAGCGGTGAGCATGTGGGCATATGCTCGGTTTGCTCGGCGCACCCCGCAGTGATTGAGGCCGCGCTCCGATTTGATCTGAACTCCGATCGTATTGTCTTGATTGAGGCAACGTCCAATCAGGTTAACCAGTTCGGCGGCTATACAGGCATGAGACCAAAGGACTTCAGGGATTTCGTTTTCAAAATTGCTGATGACGTTGGCTTCCCACGTAAGCGGATCTGCCTTGGCGGCGACCACCTTGGTCCTAACGCCTGGCAGAAGGATGATCCTGAAACGGCAATGGCAAAATCGCGCCAACTCGTGGCCGATTATGTCGCAGCCGGTTTCACCAAAATCCATCTCGACGCCTCCATGGCTGTTGCTGGCGAAACCAACCCGATTGCGCCTGAAGTGGCGGCCGCGCGCGCCGCCGACATGGCAGTTGCTGCCGAAAAGGCTGTAGGAGACGGGGAAGGTCCTGTCTATATCATTGGTACGGAAGTTCCGGTTCCCGGTGGTGAAACTGACGGCTTCTCGGGGATCAAGATTACAGATCCTGCTGACGTCAAGGTGACCATTGAAACGCACCGGCAAGCCTTCGCCAAGCGTGGGCTGGAAGCCGCTTTCGAACGGGTCGTCGGTGTCGTGGTCCAGCCCGGCGTTGATTTCGACCATTCAGGCACAATTGCCTATGACCCCCAAAAGGCCGAGCCTTTGACGCAGTTCATCGAGGGCTGTTCAGGGCTGGTTTACGAGGCACACTCGACCGACTATCAGACGCCTGAGGCACTGCGTGGTCTGGTCGCAGGTCACTTTGCCATTCTCAAGGTCGGCCCAGCGCTCACTTTTGCCATGCGCGAAGGGCTTTATGCCTTGGTGGCGCTGGAAGACGAGCTTATTCCGGTGGAGAAGCGATCACAGTTGCGGGCTGTGCTTGAGCGGATCATGCTGGACGAGCCTAAAAACTGGGCTCCTTACTACAAGGGCGACGCCAGCACGCAGAAATTGCTGCGCTCTTACAGTCAGTCTGACCGCATTCGCTATTATTGGGCTCAGCCTGAAGTGGTTGCTGCCGTTGACAAGCTCTATGCCAACATCAACAGCGTAACGCCGATTCCGGCAATTCTAAGCGAATATATGGGCTATGAGCTTCATCGGGCAAAGGGTGCCGAATTTAACGCCCGCGGCTGGGTGGTCGACAAGATCATGCAGGTTCTCGAAGACTATGCCTTTGCGGCTGAACCAAACCCGCAGCGTCTGGCTGGATAG
- a CDS encoding sugar ABC transporter ATP-binding protein has protein sequence MAELAEYAVSVSHISKSFGGVKALKDVTLRVKPGTVHALVGENGAGKSTLMNILAGILKRDKGSVKLFGKEVNFTGPSDSQSHGIAIIHQELALASDLTVAENMFLGNLGQGKPLVNWKDLNSKASQALKEFGFDISPDTLCGNLSVAYQQVVEITKSLVLNDCKVLIMDEPSAVLAGPEVEILFENLRRLREKGVAIIYISHRLEEIFRIADAITVFKDGETVIDLDPATCTEEDIITNMVGRKMEAVFPKKLLAPSDSPVSLSVEHLNRPGVLSDISLQLRKGEVVGMSGLIGSGRSELARCIFGIDPYASGKIIVHGKPAKIHRPADAMKQGIGLIPEDRKLQGGILSIPIQHNLSMSSLGRVSHFGFFNGAADKALANESKEQLKIRLGSILNELSSLSGGNQQKVVVAKWLNAQTDILILDEPTRGVDVGAKAEIYAIISELASKGYSIIVISSELVEVVGLCHRVYVMSEGEITGELTNGDINEENIMRLAIPKRISK, from the coding sequence ATGGCTGAATTAGCAGAATATGCCGTCAGCGTGAGTCACATCTCCAAGTCCTTTGGCGGTGTGAAGGCGCTCAAGGATGTCACACTACGGGTAAAGCCGGGTACAGTGCATGCTCTTGTAGGCGAAAACGGCGCGGGCAAGTCAACCCTAATGAATATCCTAGCGGGGATTCTGAAGCGCGACAAAGGCTCCGTAAAACTGTTCGGCAAGGAAGTGAATTTCACGGGCCCGTCGGACAGTCAGAGCCATGGCATTGCAATTATCCATCAGGAATTGGCTCTTGCCTCAGATCTTACCGTTGCCGAGAACATGTTTCTGGGCAATCTGGGGCAGGGCAAACCGCTGGTAAACTGGAAGGATCTTAACAGCAAGGCCAGTCAGGCGCTGAAAGAGTTCGGGTTTGATATTTCTCCCGATACCCTTTGTGGCAATCTCAGCGTGGCCTATCAGCAGGTTGTCGAGATCACCAAGTCCTTGGTACTCAATGACTGCAAGGTCCTGATCATGGACGAGCCAAGCGCGGTGCTTGCCGGACCAGAGGTTGAAATTCTCTTCGAAAATCTCAGACGCTTGCGAGAGAAGGGCGTTGCCATTATCTACATCTCGCACCGGCTGGAAGAGATCTTCCGCATTGCAGACGCCATTACGGTCTTCAAGGATGGAGAAACGGTGATCGACCTCGATCCTGCAACATGCACCGAGGAAGACATCATCACCAATATGGTTGGCCGCAAAATGGAAGCGGTCTTCCCCAAAAAACTACTTGCCCCCTCAGATTCGCCAGTTTCGCTATCCGTCGAACATCTGAATCGCCCCGGCGTTCTGTCCGACATTTCCCTGCAATTGCGAAAAGGGGAAGTTGTTGGCATGTCCGGCCTGATCGGCTCTGGCCGGTCTGAATTGGCCCGCTGTATCTTCGGTATCGATCCTTATGCTAGCGGCAAAATCATCGTGCACGGCAAGCCGGCCAAAATCCACCGGCCAGCGGACGCCATGAAGCAGGGCATCGGGCTAATCCCTGAGGACAGAAAGCTTCAGGGCGGCATTCTTTCCATACCCATTCAGCACAACCTATCCATGAGCAGTCTGGGACGGGTCAGCCACTTCGGCTTTTTCAATGGCGCTGCCGATAAGGCCTTAGCCAATGAATCCAAGGAGCAATTGAAGATCCGCCTGGGATCCATCCTGAACGAGCTTTCATCGCTCAGTGGTGGCAACCAGCAGAAGGTCGTGGTGGCAAAATGGCTAAACGCCCAGACAGACATCCTCATTCTGGATGAACCAACCAGAGGTGTCGACGTCGGAGCAAAAGCCGAGATTTACGCCATCATCTCCGAATTAGCCAGCAAGGGATACAGCATTATCGTCATTTCATCCGAATTGGTGGAAGTCGTGGGTCTTTGTCATCGCGTCTATGTGATGAGTGAAGGCGAAATTACTGGTGAACTCACCAACGGCGACATTAACGAAGAAAACATCATGCGCTTGGCGATTCCCAAGCGAATTTCTAAGTGA
- a CDS encoding ABC transporter permease, which yields MSLSRLVRLALNQSTLVFFIIMLVVAEFLSDRFFTGSNISNVLRQTVPLGIVSIGLLFVILTSGIDLSVGSLMALVSVAVALFIPQFGLTAGIIMALLVGLVCGAFSGVLVTYFSIAPFIATLATMTIARGLALIFSRGQPIFIESDFFMNVGTSTFMGIPTLFVILVLVVLIAWFVYRYAVFGRLVVAVGSNETATRFAGINVSTIKLAVYALSGLTCGIAGIISATRTGVGSPILAVGFELDAIAAVVVGGASLNGGRGTVFNTLMGAMILSIISNLMNLMDIPGYHQQVVKGIIIVLAVLLESAKQRFAKSI from the coding sequence ATGTCCTTATCACGTCTTGTGCGTCTAGCACTCAACCAATCAACACTGGTGTTTTTCATCATCATGTTGGTGGTTGCAGAATTTCTATCTGATCGCTTTTTCACGGGAAGTAACATCTCCAACGTCTTGAGACAAACCGTACCACTGGGCATTGTTTCCATCGGTCTGCTGTTTGTCATACTGACCTCGGGTATCGACTTGTCAGTAGGGTCGCTGATGGCTTTGGTATCCGTTGCCGTTGCACTCTTCATTCCGCAATTCGGCTTGACCGCAGGCATCATCATGGCTCTGCTTGTCGGCCTTGTTTGCGGTGCGTTCAGTGGTGTTCTTGTTACCTACTTCTCGATTGCCCCTTTCATCGCAACCCTTGCGACGATGACCATCGCCCGTGGTCTGGCGCTGATCTTCTCTCGCGGCCAACCGATCTTTATCGAGAGTGACTTCTTTATGAATGTGGGCACCTCCACCTTCATGGGCATTCCGACTCTGTTCGTCATTCTCGTCTTGGTCGTTTTGATTGCTTGGTTTGTTTACAGATATGCCGTATTCGGTCGCCTTGTCGTCGCGGTCGGCTCCAACGAAACCGCAACCCGATTTGCCGGTATCAATGTCTCCACCATCAAGCTTGCGGTCTATGCATTGTCCGGTTTGACCTGCGGTATTGCCGGCATCATCTCAGCCACAAGAACAGGTGTTGGCTCTCCCATTCTTGCCGTCGGTTTCGAGCTTGATGCAATCGCAGCCGTTGTGGTTGGCGGAGCAAGCCTGAACGGTGGTCGAGGCACGGTCTTCAACACGCTGATGGGTGCAATGATCCTGTCGATTATTTCCAACCTCATGAACCTGATGGACATCCCCGGATACCATCAGCAGGTGGTAAAAGGCATCATCATTGTTCTGGCCGTTCTGCTCGAAAGTGCCAAGCAACGGTTTGCAAAGAGCATCTAA
- a CDS encoding LacI family DNA-binding transcriptional regulator gives MSKIKNMNDFAQVSGLSRPTVAKYFSDPLSVRPTTRKRIEKTLEKFDYRPNIFAQNLKKKNPKNIGVIVPQLIDPFYAEIVRRIEMMCIEKGYWAVVLSSHGEAMVENAAVETLLALKLSGAIIAPLGTDSDMNLIKGLNESNRLVILDTRLNIDAPFVGTDNNQSISLIVDYLCRTGEAPCYMDMPALTTNAMERKEAYRTAIQKQGFEPIILTTDSVSWSFEKIGFETANYYLDNGGFPRSTILCANDRIAFGVMAAAYQRGMKVGRDAMSDLRVAGHDDHPLSEFTCPGLTTVAQDYNSLADKSIELLLSEGEMVAKQRDANSDFLYPSRLIMRESA, from the coding sequence ATGAGCAAAATCAAAAATATGAATGACTTTGCTCAAGTGAGTGGACTGTCTCGCCCAACTGTTGCAAAATATTTCTCCGATCCGTTGTCAGTACGCCCTACCACGCGCAAACGGATTGAAAAGACGCTCGAAAAATTTGATTACAGGCCGAATATTTTCGCCCAGAATCTCAAAAAGAAGAATCCCAAGAATATCGGCGTTATCGTTCCCCAGTTGATTGATCCCTTTTATGCTGAAATCGTCCGACGCATCGAAATGATGTGCATCGAAAAGGGCTATTGGGCTGTTGTCCTTAGCTCGCATGGCGAAGCTATGGTCGAGAATGCTGCTGTGGAAACCCTGCTGGCGCTCAAGCTTTCTGGAGCCATCATCGCGCCGTTGGGCACCGATTCCGATATGAATCTCATCAAGGGTCTGAATGAGAGCAACCGGCTTGTCATTCTTGATACCCGGCTCAATATTGACGCTCCGTTCGTGGGCACCGACAACAATCAGAGCATTTCGCTGATCGTCGATTATCTCTGCCGCACCGGTGAGGCGCCTTGCTACATGGACATGCCCGCGCTGACAACCAACGCTATGGAACGCAAAGAAGCATATAGGACCGCGATCCAGAAACAAGGTTTCGAGCCGATCATTCTGACTACGGATTCGGTGAGTTGGAGCTTTGAAAAGATTGGCTTTGAAACCGCCAATTACTATCTGGATAACGGCGGCTTTCCCCGCTCAACCATCCTTTGTGCCAATGACCGTATCGCATTTGGCGTCATGGCCGCAGCCTATCAGCGAGGCATGAAGGTGGGAAGAGACGCGATGAGCGATCTACGGGTTGCTGGCCACGATGATCATCCGCTCAGCGAGTTCACCTGTCCGGGGCTAACGACGGTTGCGCAGGACTACAACTCTCTTGCCGACAAGTCGATCGAACTCTTGCTATCGGAGGGAGAAATGGTTGCCAAACAGCGCGATGCCAATTCCGACTTCCTCTACCCTTCCAGACTAATCATGCGAGAATCCGCCTAA
- the cobU gene encoding bifunctional adenosylcobinamide kinase/adenosylcobinamide-phosphate guanylyltransferase — protein sequence MNRHSARTTLVVGGARSGKSAFAQQLCEASPYNLVYVATSPVFADDGEMSARIQKHKDDRGPRWRAVEEEIDITNVIKDNDHADNALLIDCATLWLNNLLYHQLPLTDHINAFLQALEASQAHIVIVSNEVGQGIVPSAPEVRAFRDHQGRFNQQLASACERVVEVRCGLPILLKPIQQPHICL from the coding sequence ATGAATAGGCATTCCGCACGCACAACCCTCGTTGTCGGCGGGGCAAGATCCGGCAAAAGCGCATTTGCCCAGCAGCTCTGTGAAGCCAGTCCCTATAATCTTGTCTATGTGGCAACATCGCCGGTATTTGCCGATGATGGCGAGATGTCCGCTCGCATTCAAAAGCACAAGGACGACAGAGGACCTCGCTGGCGCGCTGTCGAGGAAGAGATCGACATAACCAATGTGATCAAAGACAATGATCATGCGGACAACGCTCTGCTGATCGATTGCGCCACCCTTTGGCTCAACAATCTGCTCTATCATCAATTGCCGCTTACAGATCACATCAATGCCTTCCTGCAGGCTCTGGAGGCATCTCAGGCGCATATCGTGATCGTTTCAAATGAAGTGGGGCAGGGGATCGTACCCAGCGCGCCAGAGGTGAGAGCATTCCGTGACCATCAGGGGCGGTTCAATCAGCAGCTGGCATCTGCTTGCGAGCGAGTTGTGGAAGTGCGCTGTGGTTTGCCCATCTTGCTCAAACCCATCCAGCAACCCCACATCTGCCTCTAG